A single window of Culicoides brevitarsis isolate CSIRO-B50_1 chromosome 3, AGI_CSIRO_Cbre_v1, whole genome shotgun sequence DNA harbors:
- the LOC134836050 gene encoding MAP kinase-activating death domain protein yields MAEQQRQSLCPRLIDYLAIVGARSNTVPRPSSTSTTSASGPPPVQIPELLRRYPPTDHADFPLPLDMVYFCQPEGCVSVGPRRTGAAIRDASSFVFQLTDKDSGKTRFGICINFYRPVEKYHNNSSSGSGHPTGVPATRGRRSSNFRRESWRKSMDKSSDSAFSSDHRSNVGAPSDSDRDVPSSRRDSDPPPQAVPRLGVTHPDSESGGSHSPSPRASRRRNKVRNHSLTSLCIISHHPFFSTFRECLYILKKLIDACHESSSPRRVGGSKHPCRDSVWTVLTNQATANTSSIVIHDVKEIETWILRLLSSPVPIPGSTRVELEALSPTVHEPLLFALPDHTRFTLVDFPLHLPLELLGVDTCLKVLTLMLLENKIIIQSRDYNALSMSVIAFVQLIYPLEYMFPIIPLLPTCMGSAEQLLLAPTPFIIGLPASFLMYKKNFRLPNDIWLVDLDSNKLMAPPGGEEIPALPEPEGTILKNHLKQAMHLMDQNGAGALSSMNNGVNSVANQQLLPSYRDGLGGAQQLNLQPAQLAFSQPGSANNSARSSFSGIAGTPRQPSPIGQPPQMSPFVFGNDVDSVDIATRVAMVRFFNSQNTLANFSEHTRTLRLYPRPVVAFQINSFLRSRPRASVFLSKFAKTQAVEFLAEWSLTPTNVAFLRVQTGIADPNQVGDKPKWFAHQLTPIRFSVWDDGSSLNGALRSMTQWDGQPTDESGSDSENGESTSSSYSSLSDFVSEMVSSDLSPSVHDVIMNPNQPHKHYVPISLSSNIDTKLVYHPPKALLYPEGMRPRGGDSDQERPDSPASSTSSRSDLSSPTFDRDSEIEYNPQTRSQTVLSGRGNDKEGSFENESDSNSTTTPKTIISKENLMEETRSSSRVMKAPLPPLSPGLSRQTSVGNVLARTSSSGSAGSGSSHHPSLGSAGTQRQNSQSSLFEAFASTAKELVKETTRQGSQEGLLAHMDKLTLHAKKAAEEASKHALEASKQAADVGKKNLEDLSYVSKSTLGDLTKTAKEAAVKKGLILIESEGGVQSPTAMQKRPPQETSTTVATNQSTTSGHFFSSFTSDITGLTQSTSSMFSGLFGNKSSQQQQQQAQYQQQQQQPQKQSGKILGFDPFPSRKGLVERNPLIKHAGPKQTQEDFTRQQNAERTSSNSENQAFLNDLMNQVLNGEGVGWLKLNRLKKLMEDESYRMLVLKKLNKTLDKKIAPDDHIDDICVPKPVWKGMLKCLQAVTHGLEQTNLNNGLGGMASVFQMMEVAHTHYWSKELADMSSDMGSSRYGSQTVSPTESRDNLRSPQSPTEHAVHWDASRKGSVSNISRRTSEHDPDANQSTTEMFKDMLSQKKNMLLSKLTSFESDTPSHISVASDVLPPGGTLVPSISCRSTVSDTEYENQLPSSKNLSANPKEKGRSGSIWSGKSSLSAGFRYTGGHMIPTSASPSPDAPRVYLFEGLLGKERSTLWDQMQFWEDAFLDAVSQERDMIGMDQGPGEMMQRYKSLSDSERKRLEHDEDRLLATMLYNLTAVLVMLNVQKQEIQRKVRRLLGKSHIGQVYAQEVNALLNQVNNLNGNDIDLKPLGSRLLHRHSFTVNQGVDPTGPLRFMEVRDDGLILRSVTGTIVERWWYERLVNMTYSPKTRVLCLWRRNKEQTQLHKYYTRKCKDLYNCIKDAMKRSGCAGQASELGGEFPVQDLETGEGGLLQVCLEGVGLLFANSKFFVRLHHIKKVLSVPDNGGIFILEEFNPKTRHIVQRKYKSPMADQICYSVLCLFSYLAAGQENKKALPFGPTTTPAITTNAPPKMVEQEKPPASPQPSPKHQTEPIPPQSSPKTVQHLPQQPASKLQTVVGKPIVTSPAPQATPPIVTKVQTVQPAPKPNIPARPASVSSPEPPKMKAPVLPTRVQSQGSVGMPTSVARGPPPAIPPRTGNVPLRSDSVQIPDRRETRQLKRQISATSVPPVVTPQAAPQFVIPPQRTNSRGSLARQGSMSGNGQPRK; encoded by the exons ATTCCGGAGTTGCTGCGTCGTTATCCACCGACAGATCATGCGGATTTTCCCCTGCCCCTCGACATGGTCTACTTTTGTCAGCCCGAGGGGTGTGTGAGTGTCGGACCACGTCGTACGGGCGCCGCTATACGTGATGCCTCATCGTTCGTGTTCCAACTCACGGATAAGGATTCGGGAAAGACGCGTTTTGGGATCTGCATCAACTTTTACAGACCCGTGGAAAAATATCACAACAACAGTTCAAGTGGGTCTGGGCATCCAACGGGCGTTCCAGCAACACGTGGTCGACGCAGTTCAAATTTTCGACGCGAATCGTGGCGGAAGAGTATGGATAAAAGTTCGGATTCGGCATTTTCGAG CGATCATCGGAGCAATGTGGGGGCGCCTAGTGACTCAGATCGCGATGTACCAAGCAGTCGAAGGGATTCAGATCCGCCGCCGCAAGCAGTTCCGCGGCTTGGTGTAACACATCCCGACTCTGAATCGGGCGGAAGTCATTCGCCATCGCCACGGGCATCGCGGAGACGGAACAAAGTACGAAATCATAGCTTGACGTCGCTTTGTATCATCTCGCATCACCCCTTTTTCTCGACATTCCGCGAATGTTTGtacattttgaagaaattaattgaCGCGTGTCACGAATCATCGAGCCCGAGACGAGTTGGAGGCTCGAAACATCCGTGCCGCGACAGCGTATGGACCGTGTTGACAAATCAGGCGACCGCCAATACTTCAAGCATCGTGATTCATGACGTCAAAGAGATTGAAACGTGGATTCTGCGACTGCTTTCGAGTCCTGTGCCGATTCCAGGATCAACCAGAGTTGAA CTTGAAGCATTATCGCCAACGGTACATGAACCGTTGCTATTTGCGTTGCCGGACCACACACGTTTCACTCTCGTCGACTTTCCTTTGCATCTTCCACTAGAATTACTCG gTGTCGATACATGTCTGAAAGTTCTGACGTTAATGTTGCTAGAAAATAAGATTATCATACAGTCGCGTGATTACAACGCCCTATCGATGTCTGTGATAGCCTTTGTTCAGTTAATCTATCCATTAGAGTACATGTTTCCCATAATCCCGCTTCTACCGACGTGCATGGGAAGTGCCGAGCAATTGTTACTTGCGCCAACGCCATTTATCATCGGATTACCTGCGTCGTTCCTTATGTACAAGAAGAATTTTAG ACTACCAAACGACATTTGGCTCGTCGATTTGGACTCTAACAAGTTAATGGCTCCTCCCGGCGGTGAAGAAATTCCAGCGTTGCCTGAGCCGGAAGGGACAATTCTGAAAAATCATCTTAaacag gCAATGCATCTGATGGACCAAAATGGAGCTGgt GCATTGAGTTCAATGAACAATGGGGTAAATTCTGTGGCAAATCAACAGCTTTTGCCGTCATATCGTGATGGATTAGGTGGAGCGCAACAATtgaa TTTACAACCTGCTCAATTGGCGTTCTCGCAACCTGGTTCTGCGAATAATAGTGCTCGTAGTTCATTCTCGGGCATTGCTGGAACTCCTCGACAGCCCAGTCCAATAGGACAACCGCCTCAAATGAGTCCTTTTGTCTTCGGAAATGACGTGGATTCCGTAGATATTGCAACTCGAGTTGCCATGGTTCGATTTTTCAACTCACAAAATACTCTAGCCAACTTTTCGGAACACACGAGAACCTTAAGGCTCTATCCGCGTCCCGTTGTGGCATTCCAAATCAACAGTTTTTTGCGTTCTCGTCCACGAGCGTCAGTTTTCCTTAGTAAATTTGCCAAAACTCAAGCTGTAGAGTTCCTTGCTGAATGGTCTTTGACTCCAACGAACGTCGCTTTTCTGCGCGTTCAAACCGGAATTGCTGATCCGAATCAAGTTGGTGACAAGCCCAAGTGGTTTGCGCATCAATTGACCCCCATCAGATTTTCCGTGTGGGACGATGGAAGTTCCTTAAATGGTGCGTTACGCAGCATGACGCAATGGGACGGCCAACCCACGGACGAAAGTGGCTCCGATTCGGAAAATGGCGAAAGCACAAGTTCATCGTATTCGTCGCTGAGTGATTTTGTCTCGGAAATGGTTTCGTCAGATCTCTCGCCGAGCGTGCATGACGTCATTATGAATCCGAATCAGCCGCACAAGCATTACGTGCCGATTTCGTTGTCGTCGAACATTGATACGAAACTCGTGTATCATCCGCCGAAGGCGCTGCTGTATCCGGAGGGCATGAGACCACGTGGCGGTGACTCGGATCAAGAAAGACCTGATTCGCCGGCATCGTCGACTTCAAGTCGTTCTGATTTGAGTTCGCCCACGTTTGATCGCGACTCGGAAATTGAGTATAATCCGCAGACGAGGAGTCAAACGGTGTTGTCGGGACGCGGAAATGACAAAGAAGGCAGTTTTGAGAATGAATCGGATTCGAATTCGACGACGACTCCGAAAACGATAATTTCCAAGGAGAATCTCATGGAAGAGACTCGAAGCAGTAGTCGAGTGATGAAGGCTCCG cttCCTCCCCTCAGTCCAGGTCTTTCCCGCCAAACAAGCGTCGGAAATGTTCTCGCACGAACTTCGAGCTCGGGCTCTGCGGGATCTGGAAGCAGCCATCATCCGTCATTAGGCTCAGCAGGAACACAGCGTCAAAATTCCCAAAGTTCCCTCTTTGAAGCATTCGCTAGCACAGCAAAAGAATTGGTGAAAGAAACAACCCGCCAAGGAAGTCAAGAAGGATTACTCGCACACATGGATAAG TTGACACTTCACGCTAAAAAGGCTGCCGAAGAAGCATCCAAGCACGCTCTCGAAGCTTCCAAACAAGCCGCTGACGTTGGCAAGAAAAACTTGGAAGATCTTTCGTACGTCTCGAAATCCACGCTGGGCGATTTAACCAAAACCGCCAAAGAAGCTGCCGTCAAAAAAGGTCTCATTCTCATCGAATCCGAAGGCGGAGTTCAATCTCCGACCGCAATGCAAAAACGTCCGCCACAAGAAACTTCAACGACTGTCGCCACGAATCAAAGTACGACAAGCGGGCACTTTTTCTCGTCATTCACGAGCGACATTACGGGTCTTACGCAATCGACATCGAGTATGTTTTCGGGACTTTTTGGCAACAAATCgtcacagcaacaacaacagcaggcGCAAtatcaacagcaacaacaacagccaCAAAAGCAATCAGGAAAGATACTGGGCTTTGATCCGTTCCCAAGTCGCAAGGGATTGGTCGAGAGAAATCCGTTGATAAAACATGCGGGACCGAAACAGACGCAAGAGGATTTCACAAGACAGCAGAATGCCGAAAGAACGAGCAGTAATTCGGAAAATCAGGCTTTCTTGAATGAT TTAATGAACCAAGTACTTAACGGTGAAGGCGTTGGTTGGCTCAAACTCAATCGACTGAAGAAATTAATGGAAGACGAATCTTATCGCATGCTCgtcctcaaaaaattgaacaagacTTTAGACAAGAAAATCGCTCCTGACGATCACATCGACGACATTTGCGTTCCAAAACCCGTGTGGAAGGGAATGCTCAAATGCTTACAAGCCGTAACTCATGGCTTGGAACAAACGAATCTCAATAACGGACTTGGTGGCATGGCATCCGTTTTCCAGATGATGGAAGTTGCTCACACGCATTACTGGAGCAAAGAACTTGCCGATATGTCGTCAGATATGGGTTCGAGTCGTTATGGAAGTCAg ACGGTCTCTCCAACGGAAAGTCGAGACAACTTGCGATCACCACAAAGCCCGACAGAACATGCCGTGCATTGGGATGCCTCACGAAAGGGTTCCGTGAGCAATATTAGCCGACGAACGTCGGAACATGACCCAGATGCGAATCAATCGACGACGGAAATGTTCAAAGATATGTTGTCGCAGAAGAAAAATATGCTTTTGAGTAAATTGACGTCTTTTGAGTCAGAT ACTCCAAGTCATATCTCAGTAGCGAGTGATGTATTACCGCCTGGTGGTACATTGGTTCCGTCAATTTCGTGTCGTTCAACAGTTTCCGACACCGAATATGAGAAT CAACTGCCATCGTCGAAAAATTTGTCGGCAAATCCAAAGGAAAAAGGTCGTTCGGGCAGCATTTGGTCCGGAAAGTCCTCGTTAAGCGCTGGATTTCGTTACACCGGAGGTCACATGATCCCAACTTCAGCTTCGCCGAGTCCCGATGCGCCTCGTGTCTATCTTTTCGAAGGTTTATTGGGCAAAGAACGCTCCACGTTGTGGGATCAGATGCAATTTTGGGAAGATGCGTTTCTGGATGCCGTCAGTCAGGAACGCGACATGATCGGAATGGATCAGGGACCGGGCGAGATGATGCAACGTTACAAATCGTTAAGCGATTCGGAGAGAAAACGACTTGAGCATGACGAGGATCGGTTACTGGCGACAATGTTGTACAACTTGACCGCAGTTTTGGTCATGTTAAATGTTCAAAAGCAGGAAATTCAGCGAAAAGTGAGGAGATTGCTCGGAAAAAGTCACATTGGACAAGTTTACGCACAAGAAGTTAATGCCTTGTTGAATCAAGTTAACAATTTG aacggAAATGACATCGATTTGAAGCCATTGGGCTCAAGACTTTTGCATCGTCATAGTTTTACCGTTAATCAAGGTGTTGATCCCACGGGTCCTCTGCGATTTATGGAAGTGCGGGATGATGGGTTGATTTTGAGATCTGTCACAGGCACCATTGTGGAACGTTGGTGGTACGAAAGACTCGTGAACATGACATATTCTCCAAAAACTCGTGTTTTGTGTCTTTGGCGAAGGAATAAAGAGCAAACACAACTTCACAAATATTATACGagaaag tgcaaGGATCTCTACAACTGCATCAAGGATGCCATGAAGCGCAGTGGTTGCGCAGGTCAAGCTTCTGAACTAGGAGGTGAATTTCCAg tTCAAGATCTCGAAACGGGTGAAGGCGGCTTACTACAAGTGTGTCTCGAGGGCGTTGGCTTACTTTTCGCCAACAGCaaa TTTTTCGTGCGATTACATCATATTAAGAAGGTTTTGAGTGTTCCCGATAATGGAGGAATTTTCATATTGGAGGAGTTta atccCAAAACTCGTCATATTGTACAGAGGAAATATAAGTCACCAATG GCTGATCAAATTTGCTATTCGGTTCTTTGTCTATTTTCCTACTTGGCGGCTGgtcaagaaaacaaaaaagcaTTGCCATTCGGACCTACAACGACGCCAGCAATCACAACAAATGCTCCCCCGAAAATGGTCGAGCAAGAAAAACCTCCAGCATCTCCTCAACCATCGCCCAAACACCAAACGGAACCAATTCCGCCGCAATCTTCTCCTAAAACTGTACAACATCTCCCACAACAACCCGCTAGCAAGCTCCAAACTGTCGTTGGCAAGCCCATTGTGACGTCGCCGGCACCCCAAGCAACGCCCCCTATCGTCACAAAAGTTCAAACTGTTCAACCGGCGCCGAAACCAAACATTCCTGCACGTCCTGCTTCCGTTAGCAGCCCGGAGCCGCCTAAAATGAAAGCTCCCGTGTTGCCAACGCGCGTCCAATCCCAAGGATCTGTCGGGATGCCAACGTCAGTAGCACGTGGTCCTCCGCCTGCCATTCCCCCGCGTACTGGAAATGTTCCTTTGCGTTCCGATTCTGTGCAAATTCCCGATAGACGCGAAACACGCCAACTAAAACGACAAATATCGGCAACATCTGTTCCTCCAGTGGTAACGCCACAGGCAGCTCCGCAGTTTGTTATCCCGCCACAGCGAACAAACTCGAGGGGATCTCTCGCGCGACAAGGATCCATGAGTGGAAATGGTCAACCGAGGAAATAa